TCTGAACATCGCCATGCTCTTCGCGCCTATCTCTCATGCCGGCTTGGTGGTTCCCGGCGGGACGCTCCGGCAGGGATCATACACGCTGGTAGGGGAGCCGGGAGGGGACTTCCTCGACCGTATTCACGTCGATATCGCCTTCGTCGGCGTCCACAGCGTAGCTGAGCGCTCCCTGAGCGACACCTCGATCGATGTGGTTGCAACCAAGCGCAAGCTGATCCGAGCCTCCCGCCGGGTGGTCGTTCTGGCCGACGCCTCGAAGTTCGGCCTGGCGGCATTCTGCGAGATAACCACGCTCGAGAAGGTCGACGAGCTCATCACCGACAGCCGCATCTCGAGCGAACAGCTTGAGGCTGCCCGCGCCCACGGGGCGACCGTCACCGTCGCCGGGGCCCCGGCCGATCTTCAGGCCGCAGGTGCTCCGGAATGACCCATGTGCTGGTCGTGGCGGATGACTTTACGGGTGCATGCGAGGTCGCCGCGGTGTTCGCCCGTCCACAGACGCCCGTCTCCATCGCCGTGGACGGCCTCATGGCAGTGGACGGCGCTCCGCCGAACGCTGCCGTGCGGGTGGTGAACACAGAGACGCGTCATGCCGGCGCCGAGGAGGCTCGAGCCAAGATCGAGGCTCGTCTCAGGCCGTGGCTCGAGGGGCCCGAGGCGATCCTCTACAAGAAGATCGACTCGACCTTGCGTGGCCCGGTAGCGACCGAAACCGAGGCGCTGAGGCGCGCCTCTGGGTGTGCTGGCGTTCTGGTCGCGCCGGCCCTACCGGCAGAGGGGCGGACGACCGTCGCTGCTCGCCAGTTGCTATGGGGTGTTCCTCTCGAGGACGCCGCAGCAGGGCAGGATCCCGTCGGTGCAGCGGCGACCTCCCACATACCGACGCTTCTCCGCCGCCAGGCCGGGGTGTCCGTCGGGACTATCGGCATGGAGACCGTCGAGCGCGGTGCTGGCGCGCTGACGGAAGCGCTTCGGCGGTCGTTTTCGCAAAACGGCTACTGCGTTGTAGACGCTGCGACCGAGCAGCATCTCGCGGTGATCGCGCGCTCGGCGCAAGACCTGCCGAAGAAGGTCTTGCTGGTGGGGACGGCCGGTCTCGCTCGGCACCTGGCCAAGAGCCTGCGGCCGGCAGCGGACACAGACGCCAAGGCGCCTCCCCCGAAGACCGTCGGGTCGGCGGGTATACTGATCTTGTGCGGATCGATGAACCCGGTGAACCGCGAGCAGCTCGACGTTCTAAAGGAATGGGAGACGGTGCACACCATAACGCTCACCGCCACAGCGGGCTTCGCCGCCAGCCAAGAACGTGCGGCGGCTCACCTTGCTACAGCTCACCTTGCTCTCCAGTCGCCTGCCGGTAGAGCCGAAACAGGTGTTTTCGCTGACGCTATAGCCCAGTACGCCCGCCGTCTCATCACAGCAACGAAACCGCGCTGCATCTTTGTGACCGGCGGAGAAACAGCCTACCGCACGCTTCGAGCTCTGTCGGCAAGCGAGATCGTTATCCAAGGTGAGGTCGCCCCCGGCCTGCCCTTTGGCTTTGTCCAAGGTGGGAGTGCAGATCGCCTCCCCATCATTACGAAAGCAGGCGGCTTTGGCGGGAAGAACGCGCTTCTTCATGTCGTCCGTCACCTGAGCGGAGAGGGCGTCGACGCCCTCTCCGCGCCCAGCTAGTGGTTGCCCTGGCCGCCGCGCCTTACGGCGAGCGGCTTGAAACGACGCAACGAAGGAGGTAGGACATGAAAGCCTTGAGGTGTTTTGCGCAAGCAACGGTCATTATGTTGGCGCTCGGCGTGTTCGCCAACGCGGCAGCCCAAGAGGTAGAGATGGTGTTCGCTTCAGCGTATGCAGCGGACGATCACCAGAGCCAATCGCTCGTGGAGTTCGCGCGTCTCGCCAACGAGTACAGCGACGGCCGCATCAATATCGAGGTGGTTGTCGGTGGCGCACTCGGCGGTGAGCGTGATGTCGCCGAAGGCATTCAGCTCGGTACCATCGACGGCTCGGTGCTCGGCGGCATCCTCCAGAACTTCGATCCCGCCATGGCCATCCTCGAGTTCCCCTTCCTGTTCCGCAACGAGGATCATGTCCGCGCCGTCATGGAAGGCGAAGCGGGTGAACTGATTACCGACCGGCTCGTCGAGAGCACCGGAATCCGCTCCCTTGGCTACCTGATGCGCACCCCGCGTATCCTCACCACGAGCCGGCCCGTGAACACGGTGGAAGACGTTCGGGGCATGCGGATTCGCGTTCCGGAGATGGAAGCGCACTTAGCCACCTGGCGTGCGCTCGGCGCCAACCCCACCCCCATGGCCTTCACGGAGGTCTATAACGCGCTGCAGCAAGGTGTCGTCGACGGGCAGGAGAACCCGCTCGGGGTGATTTACGCGAACCGCTTTTATGAGGTGGTGGATTACCTGGCGCTGACCAACCACTTGGTCGGCTTCATGATGATCGTCATAAGCGAGGACCGCTACAGCAGCCTCGAGCCGGACCTTCAGGAGGCGCTCGTTCGCGCCGCTCAAGACGCGCGGGTTTACAACGACGAACTGCTTGCCGACCTCGACAGTCACTATTGGCAAGAGATCGAGCAGCACATGACCATCACGGAACCGGACATTGGGCCGTGGCGTGAAGCCGCCGGCGATGTTCAGCAGAGCTTTTTGCAGTACGAAGGTTTCGAAGAGCTCTATAACGCCATTCAAGAAGTAGGCCAGAGCTACTGACGCCGATTCCCGGCCGCCGCGCGGCCGGGGCTCACCCTCTTGGAGGAGAGCGCTTGGAGAATAGAGAATGACCCGCACCCTCGACTGGTTCGAGCGCACCCTGATGTTCGGGCTGGTGCTTGTGCTGGTTCTAATGGTCGCCTTTATAGGCTCGCAGGTCTTCACCCGCTACGTGTTCGGCCAGCCGCTCGACTGGACGGAGGAAGTCAGCCGTCACCTCATGATCTGGCTTGTCTTCTTGGGTGGCGCGGTCGTGTACCGCAGAGGGGCGCATATAAGCATCGACCTCTTGCCCAACCGGCTGCCGCCCGCGGGACGTGTGCTCGTGCAGCTCCTGGCTGCTATAATCCTGGGCTACTTCTTTTACCTGATGAGCATTCACGGCTGGCAGCTCGTCGAGCGCACCATGAACCAGCGCTCGAGCGCGCTCAGGTATCCTATGGGCTATGCCTACGCCGCCTTGCCTGTCAGCGGCGCGGTGATGTTCTTGTTCAACCTCGAGACCATCTTGCGCATCGTGCGCTCGTGGAGAACGGGTGAACCGCTCCGCGAAGAAGGTGAGTGACGGGTGCTGCTGCTTCTCGGTATTTTCGCGGTGCTGCTGGCAATCGGGGTGCCGATTGCCTTCGCGCTCGGTCTCGCCGGCGTCGCCTACCTGGTCAACGAGACACCCCTACCCATGCTGGCCGTATTCCAACGGATGTTTACCAGCCTGGACTCGTTTCCGTTCCTGGCGATCCCGTTTTTCATTCTCGCCGGCGCTCTGATGAACGGCAGCGGCCTGTCCGAGCAGATCATCAACTTCAGCCGCACGCTTGTCGGGCACCTGCGCGGTGGCCTCGCCAACGTCTCGATCGTCGCGAGCATGTTCTTCGGAGGTGTCTCCGGGTCCGCGATAGCCGACTCGAGCGCACTCGGCTCCATTTTAATTCCCGCCATGAAGCGCGAGGGCTATCACGCCCGCTTCGCGGCCGCGATCAACGCCACCTCGTCCACCATGGGCATCATCATCCCGCCGAGCATCCCCATGATTCTGGCGGGAGTGGCCACGCAGCTGTCCATCCGCGAGCTGTTCTTCGGCGGCATCGTGCCGGGCGTGATGGTCGCTCTCGGCATGATCCTGATGACCACCTATCTCGCCAAGAAGCGCGGCTACCAAAAGTATGAGCGTGCCAGCGTTCGTGACGTGCTCGTCGCCGGAGTCCGGGCGCTGCCGGCGCTCGGACTCGTCCTGATCATCCTCGGGGGCATCATGGCGGGGGTGTTTACCGCCACGGAGGCTTCCGTCGCCGCTGTTCTTTACGCGCTGCTGCTGGGCCTAATCTACCGCCGCTGGAGTATGCCGTTGCTGTACCGGGCGTGCGTCGAAACGGTCGTCTCATCGGCGGTCGTCATGATCGTTATCTCGACCGCTGGCTTCATAACCTGGCTTCTCGCCTACTCGCTCATTCCCCAAGCGCTCGCGACCAGTATCGGCGGGACGATCGACAACCCAGTTGTTCTCCTATCCTTGCTCGCCCTGATGTTTTTGCTCGCCGGCACCATTTTGGACGTGTCTCCAGGTGTTCTCCTGTTCGGGCCGATCTTGCTTCCGGTCGTGCGCGCGGTCGGTATCGACCCCATTCATTTCGGCGTGGTCATGGTCTTTGGCCTTGCGATCGGCTTGTTCACCCCGCCGGTCGGCACAACGATGATGATCTCTGCTCATATCGCCAAAACTCCTGTACTGGGTGTTGCACGCGAAAGCGTTCCGTATCTGTTCGTCATGGTGGTCATCCTTTTCCTGCTTGTTTTCTTTAGCGGGCTCGTGCTATGGCTACCTACCACGCTCTTCCGCTGAGGCGTCGCGAAGCATTCCGAAAGGCAGGCATGATAAGCAAGCACAGCCGTAAGCCTCGAGTCGCCATTACCATGGGCGACCCCGCCGGCATCGGTCCTGAAATCACCCTCAAAGCGGTGCGCCAGCAGGACGTTCTGGCGGTATGCAAACTGACGATCATCGGTGATGAGGCTGTGCTCGAGCAGGCGGCCCGTGCCCTTGCGGATAAGGGCGCTCTTCCAGGGGGGCAGCCCTTGCCTGATGACGTCGAAGTCATCGACCTTCAGAATGTCAAGGCGGGAAGCCATCGCTGGGGTAAAGTCACGGCAGAGGCGGGCAAGGCCGCAGCCGAATACATCGAACACGCCGTCAAACTAGCCTTGAAAGGGGAGATCGCGGCGATCGTGACCGGACCGATCAACAAGGAGGCGCTGGCGCTAGCCAACGTTCCTTACCCCGGACATACCGAGATGCTGGCAGCTCTTACCAACACCAGGGACTACGCCATGATGCTGGCCGGACCAACCCTCCGGGTGATTCATGTGTCTACTCACGTGAGTTTGGCTGAAGCCATCCGCCGGGTGAAGCGAGACCGAATTCTCAGGGTTACCGAGCTGGCCCACACGGTTCTCGAGGGGGCTGGGATCTCCCAACCTCGGATTGCTGTCGCGGGCCTCAACCCGCATGCCGGTGAGAGTGGCTTGTTCGGCGACGAAGAGATCCGCGAGATCGCCCCCGCGATCGAAGCCGCAAAGAGACAGGGAATTCAAGCTTCCGGGCCGCACCCGCCGGATACCGTCTTCTGGCACGCGAGCCAGGGCAGGTTCGATGTCGTCGTCGTGATGTATCACGATCAGGGCCACATTCCGGCCAAGTACGCGGGATTCGACAAGAGCGTCAACATCACGGTCGGCCTGCCCGTCGTGCGAACGTCGGTGGATCATGGAACCGCCTTCGACATCGCCGGTAAAGGCGTGGCGAGCGAGGCATCGATGGTCGAAGCGATCCTTCATGCGGTGCGACTGGCGGGACCTCTCGAGAACGCCTGAGCACTTCGGTAGTCCGGCCTTCAAACCTAGTGTTTCGGCGCTTCCGACTCCACCCCGCGCGCATGTCGCGGAGGAGCACCGGGGCGCTCGAGCTGGTCACCAGCCTGAGAGAGGACCGTCTGAAACCCGACCTGTTATCTCAGGCGGCTTGTAGTGTAGGCGGCTAGCGTCGCCCAGGCGCAAGCAGTAGGCTGTGCGGGTTATGCGCCCTCTGCCGCTCTTCCACATCCTCAAGGCGTGGTGGCCGCTCGCCGCCAGTTGGCTGTTCATGAGCCTGGAGCAGCCCCTGGTGGGTGCGGTCATCGCTCGCCTCGCCGACCCCACCGTCCACCTCGCGGCCCTGGGCGGGCTGGTCTTCCCGCTCGCGCTCGTCATCGAAGCGCCCATCATCATGCTGCTCGCCGCCTCCACCGCGCTCAGCAAAGACCGGCAGGCCTACCGCCTCATCCACCGCTTCATGATGACGGCCGGAGTGCTGCTCACCGTCTTGCACGCCTTGCTCGCCTTTACGCCCCTCTACGACCTGGTCGTGGTCAGGCTCTTGAACCCGCCGGCGGAGGTGGTCGAGCCCGCCCGCTGGGGTCTCATGGTGATGCTGCCGTTTACCTGGAGCATCGCCTACCGCCGCTTCCACCAGGGTCTGCTCATCCGCCACGGGCGCTCGCTCTCGGTCAGCGTCGGCACCGTGATCCGGCTCCTCGCCATCCTCCTCGGCATAACGGTGGCGGCCCTCGCCGGGGCGCCCGGCATCGTGGTCGGCACGGTGGGCATCGCCGCGGGCGTGCTCGCCGAGGCGGCCTTTATCGGCTGGCGGGTGCGCCCGGTGGTCAGGGAACAACTGCCCGCGGAGGCGGGTACGCCGCTGTCCTGGCGGGCCTTCTACCGCTTCTACAACCCCCTGGCGCTGACCAGCCTGCTGATTCTGGCCGCGCAGCCGCTGGGCAGCGCGGCGCTCGCCCGCATGCCCCAGGCCCTCGAGTCGCTGGCGGCCTGGCCCGTCCTGATGGCCTTTATCTTCATGTTCCGGGGTCTCGGCATGGCCTATAACGAAGTGGTCGTGGCCACGCTGGACGGGAGCGGCGCGTGGCGGAGCTTGCGGCGCTTTGCGCACCTCTTGAGCCTCGGCATGACCGGGGTCTTGCTCCTCGTCGCGCTGAGCCCGCTGTCACAGCTCTACTTCAGCGCGGTCATGGGTCTCGAGCCGGACCTGGTGAGGCTGGCCGGCGGCGGCCTGCTGCTCACGCTGCTGTGGCCGGCTGTGACCGTGTACCAGAACTACTACCAGGGCGTCATCCTCTATGGCGGTCAGACGCGGCACGTCAGCCACGCGGTGCTGATCTCGCTCGCGACGAGCGCCGTGCTGCTGGTGGTGGGGGTGTGGCTGGGGACGCTGCCGGGGCTTTACGTCGGCACCTTTGCCTTCGCCGTGGGCAGCCTGGTCCAGATGCTGTGGCTGGCGCTGCGCAGCCGGCCCGTCATCGCGCGCCTGCAGGCGCGCGACCAGGAGGTGGACGCTCCTGAAGCCGCCACCGCCGCTAGGAGCGGCGCTCGAGTGGCCGGTTCGTCTCGGCAGTGAGCAATTACTGGACGGGCTTTACGCTGCCGCCCCTACCTATCCTGGAGTCTGGTATCGAAGAAGTCCCTGAGCCCGTCACCGAGGAGGTTGAAGCCGAGCACGGTGAGCATGATGGCGAGCCCCGGATAGAGGGTGACGTGCGGCGCCGAGCGAATCGCCTCCCTGCCCACGCTGAGCATCCTGCCCCAACTGATCTGCGGCGGCTGCGTGCCCAGACCCAAAAAGGACAGCGCCGCCTCGGCGACGATGGCCGTGCCCATACCCAGCGTCGCCAGGACCAGGGCCGGCGCCCAGGCATTCATGAGGATGTGCTTGAAGAGGATGCTCAGGTGGGAGACACCGAGCGCCCGAGCGGCCTCGACGAACTCCTCCTCGCGCAGGGCCAAGACGTCGCTGCGCACGATCCTGGCGCTGGCCGGGATCCGCACGATGGCGATGGCCACCATGGCGTTGACGATGTTGGGCCCGAGCGCCGCCACGATGGCGATGGCCAGGAGAATCCCCGGCAGGGCCAGCAGGACGTCCATGACCCGCATGATGACGTTGTCCACCCAGCCGCCCAGGTAGCCGGCGACGGCGCCCAGGACCACGCCGACCAGCAGCGAGATGCCGGTGGCGATCAGGCCGACCATCAGGGACACGCGACTGCCCATGATCAGCCGGCTCAGCAGGTCGCGGCCGAGCTCGTCGGCGCCCAGGATGTAGCGGGTGTTGAAACCGTCCTCGCCGAAGAGGCCCTGGGGCGGGGCGTAGCGCTCCCAGATGTCTTGCTGCAGGGGGTCCATGGGGGTGAGCCAGGGCGCGAAGAGGGCGGTCATGACCAGCAGCACGATGAGCAGCGAGCCGAAGACGATGTTCCTGTTCCTGAGCAGCTTGCGCCAGGTCGGCATCCTCTTGCGCCCCTGCGCGGGCCCCTGTGCGGGCTCCGGTGCGGGCTCCGGCACGGGCGCGCCGGTGGGGGCGGCGGTGTGGACGGTCACAGTACGGTCACAGTAGGGCCTTTCTCCTGCCGCACAGGCTGAGTGCCGGCGGAGCGCGGTTGCCGTAGGGGTCAGGAAGAAGACAGACGCCTGACGCCTGGCTCCTGTAGGCTGCGCTAGTCATAACGGATCCTCGGGTTGAACAGGCTGTAACTCAGATCGACGAGCAGGTTGACCAGGGCGAAGACCACCGCCAGCATCAGGACGGCGCCCTGCACGATGGGGAAGTCGCGCTGGGAGATGGCGTTGACGATGAGCCGGCCCACGCCGGGCCAGGCGAAGACCACCTCGATGACGATGGCGCCGCCCAAGAGCGCCCCGAACTGCACGCCGATGATGGTGATGACCGGCAAGAGGGCGTTGCGAAGCGCGTGCTTGTAGACGACCCAGAGGCCCAAGACGCCCTTGGCGCGGGCGGTGCGGACGTAGTCGCGGCTCAAGACCTCCAGGAGGCTCGAGCGCGTCAGCCTGGTGATCAGGGCCATGATCGAGGTGCCCAGGGCAAAGGCGGGTAGCAGCAGGTAGCGCAAGGAGTCCCAGAGGGGAACGAGGCTGCCCTGGGTGAAGATAGCCGCCACGGCGCCCGTAAAGGCGGGGCCGCGGCCGAAGAGGGGCAGCCAGCTGACGTGCAGGGCGACGCTGCTCAAGAGGATCAGGCCCACCCAGAAGTTGGGCGCGGAGACGCCGGCCAGCGCCGCGATCATGCTGCCGAAGTCGATCCAGGAGTTGCGGCGCACGGCGGCGATGACGCCCAAGGGGATGCCCACGATGATAGCCAGCAAGAGCGACGCCAGAGCCAGCTCGATGGTGGCGCCCATGCGCTCCCAGATGAGCTGGGTGACGGGCAGGCGCTGGCGGATGCTCTGGCCCAGGTCGCCTCTGAGGGCGTTGCCGAGCCAGCGCCCGTACTGCACGGGCAGGGGCTGGTCGAAGCCGTAGAGGCGGTTCAGCCTGGCTACGTCCTCGGCGGTGGCCTCCTCGCCGAGCATGATGCGGACCGGGTCGCCCGGCGCCAGGTGGACCAGAGCGAAGACGATGATGGAGACGCCGAAGAGGATGAAGACGAGCGAGAAGAGCCGGCGGAGAATATATTGAAACACCGGAGAACTCCCAAACTACGAAAAATAAAGGCTTACGCGCAGGCGACGGTGTCGAGGTCGCGGTGACGCGTCCCTCGGTGCCGGATGGATCCGGCACCGAAAATGCAGTGAAGCGCCTGTCTTCAAGCCGGCCTCACCGGCTTAGGCCGACCCGGTGGAGGTTTTGGTAGGTCACGGCGTTGTAGGGATGGACCTGCCAGCCCGTGATGTCGGCGTGCGCCAGAGCCACCTCCTCGATGTAGAAGATAAAGGCGTAGGGCGCCTCCTCGACGATGATGGCCTGGGCTTCTTGGTAGATGGCTATGGATTCCTGGCTGTCGGGCGGCACGAGGCGACCGCGGTTGACCAGTTCATCCACCCGAGGGTTGGAGTAGTTGATGAAGCCGCTAAAGGCGCCGCCTGTCGTGAACTGCCGGAACATGGCTCGGTCGGGGTCCAGTTGGCCGTTCCAGCTCAGCAGGAAGAGGTCGTAGTCGTCGGTGTCCAAAAAGCGGTCGAGCACGGCGCCGAACTCCTCGACGTTGACGCTCATGTCGATGCCTACCTGGGCGAGTTCGGCCTGGAGGATCTCGGCGATCTGCACGCGCGCGGGGTTCTCGTCGGTGTAGAGCCTGAGGCTGAAGCCGCCCTCTTCGAAGCCCGCCTCGGCGAGCAGCTCTCTAGCGCGCTCGGGGTCGTAGTCGAAGCGCATCACGTCAGGGTTGAACCAGGGCATGTCGGGGATGATCATGCTGATGCCGGGCCGGCCGACGCCTTCCAAAATGCGCTCGACGATCGCCTCGCGCGGGATCATGTAGCTGATGGCCTGGCGCACCTGCATGTTGCCGAGGGGCTCGTTTACGTTATTCATGCCCAGGTAGACGTAGCCCGCGGCGGGTGTCCGGTCGACGACGAAGCGTTCGTCGGCCTCGAGCCGGGCGAGCTCGCTGGGGACGACGTTGCCCTGATACATGTCGAGCTCGCCGCCCTCCAAGGCCAGCAAGCGGGTGCCGTCCTCGGGAATGGGCCTAAACTCCACGACGTCGATGCTGCCGCGCCCGCCCCAGTAGTCCGGGAAGGCCGTGAGCACCAGGCGGTCGTCGCGGGTGAGCGACTCGAAGCGGTAGGGGCCGGTGCCGACGGGGTTGCTCGCAAAGCCTTCGTCGTCGCCCAGTTCCTGGGGCACGACGGGCAAGCGGGCGATGTTGTTGAGCAAAAAGGCGTTGGCCTCGCTCAGGTTGAGCACCAGGGTGCTGTCGTCCGGGGTGTCGATGCTCTCAATATCGGCGTAGAGCGGGCGGTTCTGCGCGGCGTTGTCCGGGTCCAAAACCCACTCGAGGGTGTAGCGAGCGTCCGCGGCGGTGAACTCGCGGCCGTGGTGGAACATCACCCCTTGGCGCAGGTTGAAGGTCAGGGTGAGGCCGTCGTCGCTGAACGTCCAGCTCTCGGCCAGGCGGGGCTCGAGGCTGAGGTCGGGCGCGAAGACCACGAGCGGCTCCATAATGGCGCTGATGCGCTCGAACGAAAACACGTCCACGCCGACCCGCGGGTCCAGGGTGGAGAGCTCGCCGCTCGAGCCGATGACCAGCCGCTCCTGAGAAGTCGTTTGAGCAGCACCGAAGCCAAAGAGCGCGAGCAACGCGAGGTTAAGGGCGAGCAGATATATCCTTGGCAG
This DNA window, taken from Deinococcota bacterium, encodes the following:
- a CDS encoding DeoR/GlpR family DNA-binding transcription regulator codes for the protein MIPAQRRAVLLDFIQQRGAASIKELARHSSFSESTVRRDLDFLNRHGYLQRSYGGANLPTLPSTTFEPDFAIGVHQNHEAKRAIGKLAAGRVENGWSVIFDSSSTVLEAAKEVVKRGVRVTALTNDLNIAMLFAPISHAGLVVPGGTLRQGSYTLVGEPGGDFLDRIHVDIAFVGVHSVAERSLSDTSIDVVATKRKLIRASRRVVVLADASKFGLAAFCEITTLEKVDELITDSRISSEQLEAARAHGATVTVAGAPADLQAAGAPE
- a CDS encoding four-carbon acid sugar kinase family protein; amino-acid sequence: MTHVLVVADDFTGACEVAAVFARPQTPVSIAVDGLMAVDGAPPNAAVRVVNTETRHAGAEEARAKIEARLRPWLEGPEAILYKKIDSTLRGPVATETEALRRASGCAGVLVAPALPAEGRTTVAARQLLWGVPLEDAAAGQDPVGAAATSHIPTLLRRQAGVSVGTIGMETVERGAGALTEALRRSFSQNGYCVVDAATEQHLAVIARSAQDLPKKVLLVGTAGLARHLAKSLRPAADTDAKAPPPKTVGSAGILILCGSMNPVNREQLDVLKEWETVHTITLTATAGFAASQERAAAHLATAHLALQSPAGRAETGVFADAIAQYARRLITATKPRCIFVTGGETAYRTLRALSASEIVIQGEVAPGLPFGFVQGGSADRLPIITKAGGFGGKNALLHVVRHLSGEGVDALSAPS
- a CDS encoding TRAP transporter substrate-binding protein; translation: MKALRCFAQATVIMLALGVFANAAAQEVEMVFASAYAADDHQSQSLVEFARLANEYSDGRINIEVVVGGALGGERDVAEGIQLGTIDGSVLGGILQNFDPAMAILEFPFLFRNEDHVRAVMEGEAGELITDRLVESTGIRSLGYLMRTPRILTTSRPVNTVEDVRGMRIRVPEMEAHLATWRALGANPTPMAFTEVYNALQQGVVDGQENPLGVIYANRFYEVVDYLALTNHLVGFMMIVISEDRYSSLEPDLQEALVRAAQDARVYNDELLADLDSHYWQEIEQHMTITEPDIGPWREAAGDVQQSFLQYEGFEELYNAIQEVGQSY
- a CDS encoding TRAP transporter small permease, coding for MTRTLDWFERTLMFGLVLVLVLMVAFIGSQVFTRYVFGQPLDWTEEVSRHLMIWLVFLGGAVVYRRGAHISIDLLPNRLPPAGRVLVQLLAAIILGYFFYLMSIHGWQLVERTMNQRSSALRYPMGYAYAALPVSGAVMFLFNLETILRIVRSWRTGEPLREEGE
- a CDS encoding TRAP transporter large permease, with amino-acid sequence MLLLLGIFAVLLAIGVPIAFALGLAGVAYLVNETPLPMLAVFQRMFTSLDSFPFLAIPFFILAGALMNGSGLSEQIINFSRTLVGHLRGGLANVSIVASMFFGGVSGSAIADSSALGSILIPAMKREGYHARFAAAINATSSTMGIIIPPSIPMILAGVATQLSIRELFFGGIVPGVMVALGMILMTTYLAKKRGYQKYERASVRDVLVAGVRALPALGLVLIILGGIMAGVFTATEASVAAVLYALLLGLIYRRWSMPLLYRACVETVVSSAVVMIVISTAGFITWLLAYSLIPQALATSIGGTIDNPVVLLSLLALMFLLAGTILDVSPGVLLFGPILLPVVRAVGIDPIHFGVVMVFGLAIGLFTPPVGTTMMISAHIAKTPVLGVARESVPYLFVMVVILFLLVFFSGLVLWLPTTLFR
- the pdxA gene encoding 4-hydroxythreonine-4-phosphate dehydrogenase PdxA, yielding MGDPAGIGPEITLKAVRQQDVLAVCKLTIIGDEAVLEQAARALADKGALPGGQPLPDDVEVIDLQNVKAGSHRWGKVTAEAGKAAAEYIEHAVKLALKGEIAAIVTGPINKEALALANVPYPGHTEMLAALTNTRDYAMMLAGPTLRVIHVSTHVSLAEAIRRVKRDRILRVTELAHTVLEGAGISQPRIAVAGLNPHAGESGLFGDEEIREIAPAIEAAKRQGIQASGPHPPDTVFWHASQGRFDVVVVMYHDQGHIPAKYAGFDKSVNITVGLPVVRTSVDHGTAFDIAGKGVASEASMVEAILHAVRLAGPLENA
- a CDS encoding ABC transporter permease → MTVHTAAPTGAPVPEPAPEPAQGPAQGRKRMPTWRKLLRNRNIVFGSLLIVLLVMTALFAPWLTPMDPLQQDIWERYAPPQGLFGEDGFNTRYILGADELGRDLLSRLIMGSRVSLMVGLIATGISLLVGVVLGAVAGYLGGWVDNVIMRVMDVLLALPGILLAIAIVAALGPNIVNAMVAIAIVRIPASARIVRSDVLALREEEFVEAARALGVSHLSILFKHILMNAWAPALVLATLGMGTAIVAEAALSFLGLGTQPPQISWGRMLSVGREAIRSAPHVTLYPGLAIMLTVLGFNLLGDGLRDFFDTRLQDR
- a CDS encoding ABC transporter permease → MFQYILRRLFSLVFILFGVSIIVFALVHLAPGDPVRIMLGEEATAEDVARLNRLYGFDQPLPVQYGRWLGNALRGDLGQSIRQRLPVTQLIWERMGATIELALASLLLAIIVGIPLGVIAAVRRNSWIDFGSMIAALAGVSAPNFWVGLILLSSVALHVSWLPLFGRGPAFTGAVAAIFTQGSLVPLWDSLRYLLLPAFALGTSIMALITRLTRSSLLEVLSRDYVRTARAKGVLGLWVVYKHALRNALLPVITIIGVQFGALLGGAIVIEVVFAWPGVGRLIVNAISQRDFPIVQGAVLMLAVVFALVNLLVDLSYSLFNPRIRYD
- a CDS encoding ABC transporter substrate-binding protein, with the translated sequence MLALFGFGAAQTTSQERLVIGSSGELSTLDPRVGVDVFSFERISAIMEPLVVFAPDLSLEPRLAESWTFSDDGLTLTFNLRQGVMFHHGREFTAADARYTLEWVLDPDNAAQNRPLYADIESIDTPDDSTLVLNLSEANAFLLNNIARLPVVPQELGDDEGFASNPVGTGPYRFESLTRDDRLVLTAFPDYWGGRGSIDVVEFRPIPEDGTRLLALEGGELDMYQGNVVPSELARLEADERFVVDRTPAAGYVYLGMNNVNEPLGNMQVRQAISYMIPREAIVERILEGVGRPGISMIIPDMPWFNPDVMRFDYDPERARELLAEAGFEEGGFSLRLYTDENPARVQIAEILQAELAQVGIDMSVNVEEFGAVLDRFLDTDDYDLFLLSWNGQLDPDRAMFRQFTTGGAFSGFINYSNPRVDELVNRGRLVPPDSQESIAIYQEAQAIIVEEAPYAFIFYIEEVALAHADITGWQVHPYNAVTYQNLHRVGLSR